The Oscillospiraceae bacterium genome contains a region encoding:
- a CDS encoding sn-glycerol-1-phosphate dehydrogenase, which produces MIIDSQKYNGKCSCGNEHKMETEFCVIESGCLVNADEYIEKCGLKGFSVAIYDINTYNATKGVRPAADKEIILLPENLHADNHGVAMALEQIPENCDYMLAVGSGTIHDITRYCAYKKGVPFVSCPTAASVDGFCSSVAAMTWDGFKKTFEAVAPKIVIADLGIISKAPMFLTKSGFGDMIGKFIALADWKIAHTLTNEYFCATIHDITMDATKAVTESARAIKVGDITAYEKLTYGLLMSGLAMQMLGNSRCASGAEHHISHLIEMQPEGLAVKSDALHGEKVGVGTLIACKEYHQIKNSNLKWKDYRKAGTDYVKDMFGEKLSDAIIAENSNDCALGITAKLIEEKWDKIRSIIDTVPTYKELIEKYEVLGVKSDLGDIDVQEEKCNLLLEYSPLVRNRLTLMRLRRTVIREENK; this is translated from the coding sequence ATGATAATAGACAGTCAAAAATATAACGGTAAATGTTCTTGTGGGAATGAACATAAAATGGAAACAGAGTTTTGTGTGATTGAATCCGGTTGTCTGGTGAATGCTGATGAGTATATTGAAAAATGCGGACTAAAAGGGTTTTCGGTTGCTATATATGATATAAATACATACAACGCTACAAAAGGAGTACGTCCGGCAGCGGATAAGGAAATTATCCTACTCCCCGAAAATCTTCACGCGGACAATCATGGAGTGGCTATGGCATTGGAACAGATTCCGGAAAATTGCGATTATATGCTTGCTGTTGGTTCGGGGACAATCCATGACATAACTCGTTATTGTGCTTATAAAAAAGGGGTTCCTTTTGTGTCTTGTCCAACTGCCGCAAGCGTTGACGGATTTTGTTCATCTGTTGCCGCAATGACATGGGACGGTTTTAAAAAGACATTTGAAGCAGTTGCCCCCAAAATTGTTATAGCAGACCTCGGTATTATATCAAAAGCGCCGATGTTTCTCACAAAATCCGGTTTTGGAGATATGATTGGAAAATTTATAGCTTTGGCAGATTGGAAAATAGCACATACATTGACAAATGAATATTTTTGCGCGACCATACACGATATAACTATGGATGCAACAAAAGCTGTTACAGAAAGTGCAAGAGCAATAAAAGTCGGTGATATAACTGCTTATGAAAAGCTTACATATGGGCTTTTAATGTCAGGACTTGCAATGCAGATGCTTGGCAATTCACGCTGTGCTTCGGGTGCAGAACATCACATTTCCCACTTAATAGAAATGCAACCAGAGGGCTTGGCTGTAAAATCTGATGCATTACACGGAGAAAAAGTTGGTGTAGGTACATTAATTGCTTGCAAGGAATATCATCAAATTAAAAACAGCAATTTAAAATGGAAAGATTATCGTAAGGCAGGCACCGATTATGTTAAAGATATGTTTGGAGAAAAATTAAGTGATGCTATAATTGCAGAAAATTCAAATGACTGCGCTTTGGGTATAACTGCAAAGCTTATAGAGGAAAAATGGGATAAAATCCGTAGTATAATAGATACTGTTCCCACATACAAAGAGTTAATTGAAAAATACGAAGTGCTTGGAGTAAAATCTGATCTTGGCGATATTGATGTACAGGAAGAAAAATGCAATTTGCTTTTGGAATATTCACCACTTGTACGCAATAGGCTGACACTTATGAGATTACGCAGAACAGTAATTAGGGAGGAAAACAAATGA
- the murB gene encoding UDP-N-acetylmuramate dehydrogenase: MSDYTSFKTGGPCRIGVFPKTVEDMAKVIQILGDSKYCVLGNGSNVLFPQNGYDGSVVFTTAMKNVEVRDDVITALCGAGITGIAGTAYKNSLSGLEFAYGIPGTLGGAVYMNAGAYDGEMAQVVETSTYVAKDGTVHTIAKEEHDFSYRHSAYVDSDRIIVECSMRLKQGDAREIKAKMDENMFKRRDKQPLEYPSAGSIFKRPPNNFAGKLISDCGLKGYAIGGAQVSEKHAGFIINTGNATTDDILKLIEYVKNEVYKNFSVELECEVRYIC; the protein is encoded by the coding sequence ATGAGTGATTATACCTCGTTCAAAACGGGCGGCCCTTGCCGGATTGGTGTGTTTCCGAAAACTGTGGAGGACATGGCAAAGGTTATTCAGATTCTTGGCGACTCGAAGTACTGCGTTCTGGGCAACGGCTCGAATGTGCTCTTCCCTCAAAACGGGTATGACGGCAGTGTTGTTTTTACAACAGCTATGAAAAATGTTGAGGTCCGTGATGATGTCATAACCGCATTGTGCGGAGCGGGTATAACCGGTATTGCGGGAACGGCGTATAAAAACTCGCTCAGCGGTCTTGAGTTTGCCTACGGTATTCCGGGGACTCTGGGCGGCGCGGTGTATATGAATGCCGGCGCATATGACGGAGAAATGGCGCAGGTCGTGGAAACCAGCACATATGTTGCAAAAGACGGAACCGTGCACACCATCGCTAAGGAAGAACATGATTTTTCTTATCGCCATAGTGCTTATGTTGACAGTGACAGAATAATAGTTGAGTGTTCCATGCGCTTGAAGCAGGGAGATGCCCGCGAAATAAAAGCTAAAATGGATGAGAATATGTTCAAACGCCGCGATAAACAGCCTCTTGAGTACCCCAGTGCGGGAAGTATATTCAAGCGTCCGCCAAATAATTTTGCGGGTAAGCTGATAAGCGATTGCGGACTTAAGGGATATGCCATAGGTGGTGCACAGGTTTCTGAAAAGCATGCGGGATTTATTATAAATACAGGCAATGCCACCACCGATGATATTCTCAAGCTGATTGAGTATGTAAAAAATGAAGTGTATAAGAATTTTTCTGTTGAGCTGGAATGTGAGGTCAGATATATATGCTGA
- the hprK gene encoding HPr(Ser) kinase/phosphatase translates to MENEQYFVTLEQIIKEFALEEVYLPENGKSVKILKNDVNRPGLPLSGFFDRFDNERTQIIGLTEYEYVLDQPEEKRRQMFEAFFAAKPVCLIFTSALEVFPYVVEAAKKYGCPILKTQERSTAFMAAYIAYLNIQLAPRITRHGVLVEVYGEGILILGDSGVGKSETAIELVKRGHRLIADDAVEIKKVSAKTLVGSAPEIIRHYVELRGIGIVDVRRIFGMGAVKMTEKIDLVINLENWVDGKFYDRLGMDTEYTEIMGIQVPSITIPVKPGRNLAIIFEIAAMNNRQKKMGYNTAVEFNKKLMGISDSDINR, encoded by the coding sequence ATGGAAAATGAACAATACTTTGTGACACTGGAGCAAATAATTAAAGAATTCGCACTGGAAGAGGTATATCTTCCCGAAAACGGTAAGTCAGTCAAGATACTCAAGAACGACGTCAACCGTCCGGGACTTCCGCTATCGGGCTTTTTCGATCGATTCGATAATGAACGTACCCAAATAATCGGTCTGACTGAGTACGAGTATGTACTTGACCAGCCTGAAGAAAAACGCCGGCAAATGTTTGAAGCTTTTTTTGCCGCAAAACCTGTTTGCTTGATTTTTACCAGCGCTCTTGAGGTTTTTCCGTATGTTGTGGAAGCGGCAAAAAAATACGGCTGTCCCATATTGAAAACACAGGAACGTTCCACGGCTTTTATGGCGGCGTATATTGCATATCTTAATATTCAGCTTGCTCCCCGCATCACACGACATGGTGTACTTGTGGAGGTGTACGGTGAGGGTATTCTGATACTTGGCGACAGCGGAGTCGGTAAGAGTGAAACTGCTATTGAACTTGTGAAACGCGGTCATCGACTTATAGCGGACGATGCAGTGGAAATAAAAAAGGTTTCGGCAAAAACCCTGGTAGGATCCGCACCGGAAATAATTCGTCACTACGTTGAACTTCGCGGTATAGGAATAGTGGATGTAAGACGTATATTCGGTATGGGTGCCGTAAAAATGACTGAAAAAATTGACCTTGTTATAAATCTCGAAAACTGGGTTGATGGTAAATTCTATGATCGCTTGGGAATGGATACGGAATATACTGAGATAATGGGAATTCAGGTTCCCAGCATTACCATCCCTGTGAAGCCCGGCCGAAATCTGGCGATTATATTTGAAATAGCCGCTATGAACAACCGTCAGAAAAAGATGGGATATAATACCGCAGTGGAATTCAATAAAAAGCTTATGGGCATAAGCGATAGTGACATTAATCGTTGA
- a CDS encoding DeoR/GlpR transcriptional regulator, with amino-acid sequence MSKKGVKMSTSKRQEQILELLNKNGFMTVKKLSQLTYTSESSIRRDLTKLQNMYFIKRTHGGANILNANQVAPLQNRLSQNTAAKRKIAKKAEHLICDGQIIMLDGSSTAGFLIPYIAKHKDITLFTNNMITALNAINYGIKTHCVGGGSVNNSAVLSGPQSYRVISEIHPDILFFSSYALDKNGIISDPTEEENYLRSLMLENTKQSVFLCDSEKFNRKSLYTLASINDIDIAIFDTVWKELNSKCKIL; translated from the coding sequence ATGAGCAAAAAAGGTGTTAAAATGAGCACTTCAAAAAGACAAGAACAAATTCTTGAATTACTGAACAAAAATGGATTTATGACGGTAAAGAAACTTTCCCAATTAACATATACTTCCGAATCAAGTATTCGCCGTGATTTAACCAAACTGCAAAATATGTATTTTATCAAGCGCACACACGGAGGAGCTAATATATTAAATGCTAATCAGGTAGCTCCGCTTCAAAATCGCCTGTCACAGAATACCGCTGCAAAACGTAAAATCGCAAAAAAAGCCGAACATCTCATTTGTGATGGGCAGATTATCATGTTAGATGGTTCAAGCACTGCCGGTTTCTTAATTCCATACATTGCAAAGCATAAAGATATAACTCTTTTTACAAACAACATGATTACGGCTCTCAATGCCATAAACTATGGTATTAAAACACATTGTGTCGGTGGTGGCAGTGTAAATAACTCCGCCGTATTATCAGGACCTCAGAGCTACAGAGTGATTTCAGAAATTCATCCGGACATTTTGTTTTTCTCGTCTTATGCGCTGGATAAAAACGGAATTATTTCTGACCCTACAGAAGAAGAAAACTATCTTCGTTCTCTTATGCTGGAAAATACTAAACAAAGTGTTTTTTTATGTGACAGCGAAAAATTCAACAGAAAATCACTATATACACTCGCATCAATAAATGATATTGATATCGCCATATTTGATACAGTCTGGAAAGAATTAAATTCAAAATGTAAGATACTTTGA
- the whiA gene encoding DNA-binding protein WhiA → MLMTYSQQVKNFLCEKSWEEFKAESNYEKAKFFLYGILLFSGEFGFERIILKCENSNILEVCAYVLINCFDADIKITERKKGDGLCYTISVDKAEDIKKITDNFGYTSEDVSVYRIKKRPDADCRQYFLRGVFVACGNIHSPQKSYHLEFSTSRMTLSGELFSLLEEAGIDIKKTTRRSYYVLYCKGSESIEDFLMLLGAENFAYDVIETRIEKGIINNINRVSNFESANLNKTIDAAAISLSAIAYLREQGVFESLPESLKETAKLREENPELTLSELCKLFKKPISKSGLCHRINKIITTAREYSDYTLF, encoded by the coding sequence ATGCTGATGACTTATTCTCAACAGGTGAAGAATTTTTTGTGCGAAAAGTCCTGGGAGGAATTCAAGGCTGAGTCCAACTACGAAAAGGCAAAATTCTTTTTGTATGGCATATTGCTTTTTTCGGGGGAATTCGGCTTTGAAAGAATAATACTCAAATGTGAGAACAGTAATATTCTGGAAGTGTGTGCCTATGTCCTGATAAATTGCTTTGACGCTGACATAAAAATCACGGAGCGCAAAAAGGGTGATGGGCTTTGTTATACTATTTCTGTCGACAAGGCTGAAGACATAAAAAAAATAACCGATAATTTCGGTTATACATCTGAGGATGTTTCGGTTTACCGCATTAAAAAAAGGCCGGATGCTGATTGTCGTCAGTATTTTTTACGGGGTGTTTTTGTAGCGTGCGGAAACATTCATTCGCCTCAGAAAAGTTATCATCTTGAATTTTCAACCAGCCGTATGACTTTAAGCGGTGAGCTGTTTTCTCTTCTGGAAGAGGCGGGGATTGACATAAAGAAAACAACGAGGCGCTCGTACTATGTTCTTTACTGCAAGGGCAGTGAGAGTATTGAGGATTTTCTTATGCTTTTGGGAGCAGAGAATTTCGCATACGATGTTATAGAAACGCGGATTGAAAAAGGAATTATCAATAACATTAACCGCGTGAGCAATTTTGAATCCGCAAATCTCAATAAGACTATTGATGCGGCGGCGATATCACTTTCGGCAATAGCTTATCTTCGCGAGCAGGGTGTTTTTGAATCCTTGCCCGAAAGCCTTAAGGAGACCGCAAAGCTTCGTGAGGAAAACCCCGAGCTTACATTATCCGAGCTTTGCAAGCTTTTTAAAAAACCCATTTCAAAATCGGGACTTTGCCACAGAATTAATAAAATCATTACAACGGCACGTGAATACAGCGACTACACATTGTTTTAA
- a CDS encoding ROK family protein, giving the protein MYTLGIDLGGTNIAVGVVSDNKIIKKASTPTLAKRAPEEIVKDMAMLCHKVIDEAGLKVSDIAFCGISTPGIANNEAGRVEYANNLPFSFFPIVEILKKYINIEKVYIANDANAAAKGEAEVGAAAGSKCSVMITLGTGVGGGIIIDKKVYTGFNCAGGELGHIVIVQGGRQCTCGRRGCWETYSSATGLILTTKEKMLETKNTVMWDMCEGNIEKISGKTAFKAARAGDKAGKEVVDEYIKMLGCGLTNIVNIFQPEVLSIGGGVCNEGDYLLDPVKEIVYREQYSAENVPDTKIVIAQLGNDAGIIGAAMLGI; this is encoded by the coding sequence ATGTATACACTTGGAATTGATTTAGGCGGAACCAACATCGCAGTTGGTGTTGTGAGCGATAACAAAATTATCAAAAAGGCATCTACTCCCACGCTGGCTAAGCGTGCCCCCGAGGAAATAGTTAAGGATATGGCTATGCTGTGCCACAAGGTTATAGATGAAGCCGGTCTTAAGGTATCGGATATTGCATTCTGCGGAATATCCACTCCCGGTATTGCCAACAATGAGGCGGGCAGAGTAGAGTACGCCAACAATCTTCCGTTCAGCTTTTTCCCGATTGTGGAAATTTTGAAAAAGTACATTAACATTGAAAAGGTATATATTGCCAATGATGCCAATGCGGCGGCAAAGGGCGAGGCAGAGGTTGGTGCGGCGGCAGGCAGTAAGTGCTCCGTTATGATAACGCTCGGTACGGGTGTCGGAGGCGGTATAATTATTGACAAAAAGGTTTATACCGGCTTTAACTGCGCCGGAGGTGAGCTGGGACATATTGTTATTGTTCAGGGCGGACGTCAGTGCACCTGCGGAAGACGCGGATGCTGGGAAACTTACAGCAGTGCTACGGGACTTATACTTACCACAAAAGAAAAAATGCTGGAAACCAAGAATACCGTTATGTGGGATATGTGCGAAGGAAATATTGAAAAGATAAGCGGAAAAACCGCGTTCAAGGCGGCCCGCGCAGGCGACAAGGCGGGAAAAGAAGTAGTTGATGAGTATATAAAAATGCTGGGCTGCGGTCTTACAAACATCGTAAACATATTCCAGCCCGAGGTGCTCAGTATAGGCGGCGGTGTATGCAATGAAGGCGATTATCTTTTGGACCCTGTAAAGGAAATAGTTTACCGCGAACAGTATTCCGCCGAAAACGTTCCCGATACAAAAATTGTTATTGCACAGCTTGGCAACGATGCGGGAATCATAGGCGCGGCAATGCTGGGAATATAG
- the pap gene encoding polyphosphate:AMP phosphotransferase → MLYDVNLHSMLIKEEYSALIKPLREKISMLGQMVKNAKIPVIIIFEGWGASGKGSFISDIIENLDPRNFKVHSIDAPTDTEKRMPPLWRFWQRIPSDGQIALFDRSWYYDVSVGKVETNGDDETTHEYLNNIRLFERQLADNGYLIIKLFLHIGKEEQAKRFTKLKKDPATAWRVTERDIKRHKKYETHFEAFDNMLTRTDTSYAHWTVVEANDRKFARVKIFNTIISEVEAAIERKKLPLDASEEIPAPVYSLVHAPKLEEYSLDKSIDPDDYKEILKKEQKKLRTLHNIIYQRKIPIIIVYEGWDAAGKGGNIKRITQALDPRGFEVVPVAAPNSAELAHHYMWRFWNNLPKTGHIQIFDRSWYGRVMVERIEKITPPSLWRIAYNEICEFEKYLHDWGAIIVKFWIHIDKEEQLRRFTERQNVPEKNWKITDEDWRNREKWDMYETCCNDMLKYTSTDFAPWTVIESNDKKFARIKAIKTLINAIENRLDREDNIF, encoded by the coding sequence ATGCTCTATGACGTAAATCTTCACAGCATGCTGATTAAAGAAGAATATTCCGCTCTCATAAAACCCTTGCGCGAAAAAATCTCTATGCTGGGGCAAATGGTAAAAAATGCGAAAATACCCGTAATCATTATTTTTGAGGGCTGGGGAGCCTCAGGAAAAGGAAGCTTTATTTCTGATATAATCGAAAATCTTGACCCCAGAAATTTCAAAGTCCACTCCATTGATGCACCGACAGACACAGAAAAGCGTATGCCTCCGCTCTGGCGTTTCTGGCAACGAATTCCCTCGGATGGTCAGATTGCGCTTTTCGACCGAAGCTGGTATTATGACGTTTCCGTCGGAAAGGTCGAAACCAACGGCGATGACGAGACAACGCATGAATACCTCAACAACATTCGCCTTTTCGAGCGTCAGCTCGCCGATAACGGTTACCTGATAATAAAGCTCTTTTTACACATCGGCAAAGAGGAGCAAGCCAAACGTTTCACCAAGCTGAAAAAAGACCCCGCCACCGCCTGGCGCGTAACAGAACGAGATATAAAACGCCACAAAAAATACGAAACTCATTTTGAAGCATTTGACAATATGCTTACACGCACCGACACATCTTATGCTCACTGGACGGTAGTGGAAGCAAATGACAGAAAATTTGCCAGAGTTAAAATATTTAACACCATAATTTCCGAAGTAGAAGCCGCAATAGAGCGCAAGAAGCTTCCCCTCGATGCCTCGGAGGAAATTCCGGCACCGGTGTACAGCCTTGTGCATGCTCCAAAGCTTGAAGAATATTCTTTGGACAAAAGCATCGACCCCGATGATTACAAGGAAATTCTGAAAAAAGAGCAAAAAAAGCTGAGAACGCTTCATAACATCATATATCAACGTAAAATACCCATCATAATTGTATATGAGGGCTGGGATGCCGCAGGAAAAGGCGGAAACATCAAGCGCATAACTCAAGCACTTGATCCCAGAGGCTTTGAGGTGGTGCCCGTAGCCGCACCGAATTCCGCGGAGCTTGCCCATCACTATATGTGGCGTTTCTGGAACAATCTGCCCAAAACGGGTCATATCCAGATATTCGACCGTTCCTGGTACGGCAGGGTAATGGTAGAAAGAATTGAGAAAATCACTCCCCCTTCACTGTGGCGCATAGCCTACAACGAAATCTGTGAATTTGAAAAATATCTTCACGACTGGGGTGCCATTATTGTAAAGTTCTGGATTCACATCGACAAGGAAGAACAGCTCAGGCGCTTCACCGAGCGTCAGAACGTCCCCGAAAAGAACTGGAAAATAACCGACGAGGACTGGAGAAACCGTGAAAAATGGGATATGTACGAAACGTGCTGTAACGATATGCTCAAATACACTTCCACGGATTTTGCCCCCTGGACGGTAATAGAATCAAATGACAAGAAGTTTGCCCGAATAAAAGCAATAAAAACACTGATAAACGCCATTGAAAACAGACTTGACAGAGAGGATAACATATTCTGA
- a CDS encoding SMI1/KNR4 family protein, translated as MNYKELYDTLPNIEWVDLSDPATKDDIASVKAQLGVYLPEDLYNFYLESDGDGCAIFPVTRLISENRDIRKLAEGVYMPLDCLLFFGDNGCGDYFGYPIIGGEVEENRIFMWNHDTDERLYICNTLEEFINLYYGDEATGDEALGKRM; from the coding sequence ATGAACTACAAAGAACTTTACGACACACTCCCCAATATAGAATGGGTCGACCTTTCCGACCCCGCCACCAAGGATGACATTGCCTCCGTGAAAGCTCAGCTGGGTGTATACCTGCCGGAAGACTTATATAACTTCTACCTGGAATCCGACGGAGACGGATGTGCAATATTCCCGGTAACTCGCCTCATTTCTGAAAACCGTGACATCCGAAAGCTGGCCGAAGGTGTTTACATGCCTCTTGACTGCCTGCTGTTCTTCGGTGACAACGGCTGCGGAGATTACTTCGGCTACCCAATTATAGGCGGAGAAGTCGAAGAAAACCGCATTTTCATGTGGAATCATGACACCGACGAACGTCTTTATATCTGCAACACTCTGGAAGAATTCATAAACCTTTACTACGGTGACGAAGCCACAGGCGACGAAGCATTGGGAAAAAGAATGTAA
- a CDS encoding L-ribulose-5-phosphate 4-epimerase codes for MLESIKERVLKANLTLKNKKLITLTWGNVSELDRETGYVVIKPSGVDYENMNVDDMVVVDLSGKVVEGKWNPSSDTPTHLELYRSFPEIGGITHTHSRWATIFSQCGMDIPVLGTTHADAFYGAVPCTRKMTAAEITGEYELETGKVIAELFTKETICSIPGALVYSHGPFTWGKDAKDSVKNAIILEEVAMMAWHTIMMKPDMKFQKELLDKHYLRKHGENAYYGQKECK; via the coding sequence ATGTTGGAAAGTATAAAAGAGAGAGTGCTTAAAGCAAATCTTACTTTGAAGAATAAAAAGCTAATTACGCTAACCTGGGGAAATGTTTCGGAACTTGACAGAGAAACCGGCTATGTTGTAATAAAGCCGTCAGGCGTGGATTATGAAAACATGAATGTCGATGATATGGTTGTAGTTGACCTTTCCGGGAAAGTGGTTGAAGGTAAATGGAATCCTTCTTCTGATACCCCCACTCATTTAGAATTATACAGAAGTTTCCCCGAAATTGGTGGAATCACCCATACCCACTCAAGATGGGCAACAATTTTTTCGCAATGCGGAATGGATATTCCGGTGCTTGGTACAACGCATGCCGATGCTTTTTACGGGGCTGTTCCTTGCACCCGAAAGATGACTGCCGCCGAGATAACAGGGGAATATGAACTTGAAACCGGTAAAGTTATTGCAGAGCTTTTCACCAAAGAAACTATTTGCAGCATTCCTGGGGCTCTCGTATATTCTCACGGCCCTTTTACCTGGGGAAAGGATGCGAAAGATTCTGTGAAAAACGCAATTATTTTGGAAGAGGTAGCAATGATGGCATGGCATACTATTATGATGAAACCTGATATGAAATTCCAGAAAGAACTTCTTGATAAACACTATCTCAGAAAACACGGAGAAAATGCTTATTATGGACAGAAGGAGTGTAAATAA